From the genome of Henningerozyma blattae CBS 6284 chromosome 8, complete genome:
TCGGCAAGATAATTTGATGgtctttattaataattaataaagatgTGAAAAAGTGTGTGCaaatgtatattattttcgtTTTTagtttataaaaaaaatatcatgtTTACTACTGTTAGAGTAGTTATTGGAATAGATGAGATATTCtaattgtaatattattatgttATACACAAATCTCGTTACTTGTAAAACAAAAGTGCGTTCTAAAAGACAGATAAGCAGTAACAGTAATATACTCTTTTTaggaataaaatatatctaaCTTAGTAAGATACTGAAAATTTGCGAGTTTTTTCACTTTGGAtatcttattatttgaaatttgtttattatacatatcttaaattttatcatcCTTTAATTTCGCGTGGGGATACATTTgcatattatattttaaaaatgctAATATTTGAAGCTTACAAGATAAAATCGaacatatattttaataaattaatttttgctTAGCAAAATTCTATACTTGTGAATTCGTCACATATAGTCTATTAATAACTAACTacaaatatcattataGAAATAATGCCACCAGTTACTCAAGTATATGCCCAACAACAAGGAGAACCATCCAACTGGCAAAAATTCCGTATGGGGTTGATGATGGGTACTGCCGTTGGTGTCTGTACTGGTGTGTTATTTGGTGGTTTCACTATTGCTACTCAAGGTGCTGGTCCAGATGGTGTTGTTAGAACTTTAGGTAAATATATTGCAGGTTCTTCTGCCACTTTTGGCCTTTTCATGTCCGTTGGTAGTGTTATCAGAAGTGATGATGGTGAAAGACAAATTACCAATTGGGAAATGCACCAACGTGCTAGAATGGAAATGTGGAAGTTACGCACTGGTTATGGATGGCAGAAGAAggattaaataattttagttTAATCTCAATAAACTTATATCTAATCatgaaacaaaataaaaaaatggcaagaaaaattgtaaatatcTCACGAATTTTGTAATACtattatctatatataaatgaCTTTGCAGCAAGGAGAAAAATAAGTATGTAagatcatttttaaaaaaaactagaaataaaaaaaaaaaaaaaaaaaaaagaaaaaattccTATCTTTACTATAACAGCTCAATTCTTAAAACGATTTAGCTTGCATTCATTaagtattttatatatttcgtatatattctatttgattttaaattttaaaattatttaatattagtacCTGGAAACCATTTCAGAAATACAAACAATGATTTGTTATACGCTCCAACGATTACTCTTTGCTAGAACACATTTACCCCCATTTTTCGGCAGAGAAAACACATCGAAGGAGCCATTATCACCTGCTAcatatatttgattattaaattcttggGGAAAGCCTATTATATATCTTGCACCAgagtttttattataattgttAATATCTTTTGATGAAGTATTTTTGACtgcatttgaattattatggCCAGATTTACTATTTTGAACTGGAGTGGGAGAATTCTCACCTTCACTATTGCTTGAAGTTGAAATATGTGCGAAATCTCTAGACATATTTTGATTCGATATCGTTTTTTTGATCTTATgtgaaaaatatgatattaGTTTTTTACCCTGTATAGTTGTATTACTCACAGTAGCAGTATTATTTGAGTTATTTGAGTGGTTATTAATTTCAGATGAATCTTCTAATGGTTCGCTGTCATGCATTTGTACTGCAGTTGGATTAGCTGTATCTAGATCGTCCAGTTTAAACAAGTGGATTGTATCTGTATTTCCTACACAGCCCAATAGTGTagattctttattaaatagCAATTGGTGAATCTTACAAGGCTTGGTACCTCTTCTAAATTCATACAATATTGAACCAGATtgagaattattttcatcgCTACTTTCTGTTGAAAAAACACGAACCACAGTACCCTTATTACTTGCTGTTGCTAATATTTTACCATCTGTTGATACGGTTAATGCAGCTATACTGCCTACATGCAAATTatgcaaataatttataggCTTACACTCTAAGGCATCATATACCACTATATCTCTATAAGGTTGCGATACCTCCGGAGTTGCATCTACCCCGcctgaagaagaattagaattatttggtCTTGAATAGCAGAGTATACTACAGTCATCTGTGCTTAGACTCATTCTTGCTCTGCGACGATCTGTAGTCTCTGCTGTAGATCCTGTATCTATTACATCTAATTGTTTCATGCATGATAtgtcatatatatatatatgtcCAGCTTCTAATAAAACACATAATCGTTTACGATTCATTAAAACATCAACAATAGCTGATGGAAATACTAGTTCACATATAATGCTATGCCTTTTTGTATTGACAATCTTTAAACGCTTAGTTTCGATCTCAGGCATTTCTGTTGCTCGTACAGTAGCTACTAGTGACGTTGCAAATAGCATTTCTACTAATACGTACccatcattttttaaatcctTAGATCCGCTACTATCTACTCTTCCTATTTGATCATTTTGCATAATTTCAGGTTCATAGCAGACGCCAAAGGGGTCACAATTGTAAACTTTATATTGACCATTATCTGATCCAATTGCAAGGCTTGACCCATCCTGATTGAATCGCAAAGTTTTCATAGATTCGGAAAAACTATAATAGAAGtaagttttaaattataactTCACTATACTTTCAATTGAAGTTGTTTTGCTGAATATTAaagttttgttttaatatctttaacaTTCGTTTGcatctcttttttttaaacctTTAAAACGTCCTTTGTTTTAAACGCCTCAAAccttaaaaaatataagatgcttaaaaaagagaaggaaaataattcagaaagttaaaaaaaaaaaaaataaaaaacaaaacagCAATAAAGACATAAGATAAAAGCTTCTCTAACACATAAGAATGTTATTACGTTTTAGATCAAAGCATGGTACTACAAGAATTCAAACTGCTCCTCAAGATAGCTTATCAAGTGTCTTGGAAAAATTCGCCGCTCAAATGGCCCAGAATTCAGTGGCACTAGATTCAAACTCGTTAGTAATGGGTAGAAGCCCTCAAGAAAAAGTATCCTTAGACGCTAATCATGCATCTCAACGAATTGAACAATTAGGATTAAGTCATGGTGATATGATTTATGTTGATTGGGAAGAAAAAACTAATCAATCGGACATGAATTCTTCAGGCTCAGTGGCAATAAATGGtcaagaatttaataatagttcAATAAAAACTGGATTACAGTCTCCTCAATCATCTTTAGACAATAAATTAGACAAGGAAGATGGACTAATCCCTCGTACAAGATCTAATCTTTGTAAACATGGTGACAAAGGTATGTGCGAGTATTGTTCCCCTTTACCACCTTGGGATAGGGAATAtcatgaaaaaaataatattaaacatATTTCTTTCCATTCCTATCTGaaacaattagaaaaatctACAAATAAGAAACAAGGCTCTTCTTATATAGCGCCTTTAACACAAcctaattttaaaattgataagCATTGTACTAATGGGCATGAACCATGGCCAAAAGGGATTTGTTCTAAATGCCAACCTTCGGCAATTACTTTACAGCAACAAGATTTCAGATTGGTAGATCATGTGGAATTCCAATCGAGTCAGTTAGTTAATGATTTTATAGAGGCTTGGAGATCTACAGGGATGCAAAGATTCGGCTATATGTTTGGTCGTTATGATCGTTATGATGTTACTCCATTAGGTGTGAAAGCTCAAGTAGAAGCAATCTATGAACCCCCACAGTATGATGAACAAGATGGGTTAACTATGGAGCCTGAAGTGGTTAAAGAAGATATGCTACATGTTAATGAGTTGGCTAAGCAAATGAATCTAGAATGTATTGGTCTTATCTTCACAGATTTAACCGATGCTGCTAACGGAGATGGTTCTGTATTTTGCAAGAGACATAAggattcattttttttatcatcattagaAGTCATAATGGCAGCAAAACACCAATTAAGTCATAAGAATTATTGTAAACATTCTCAACAAGgatatttttcatcaagGTTTGTGACATGTGTTGTCTCTGGTAATCTAAAAGGAGAAATTGATATCGCTAGTTATCAAGTTTCAACAGATGCAGAAGCATTAGTTGAAGCAGAGATGATTAGTGGTTCAACACATCCATCAATGGcatatattaatgaaactaCAATAGAACGTTATGTTccagaaatattttacatgaaaaaaaatgaatataatctgaccattaaagaaaatgcAAAGCCTGCGTTTCCTGTAGAATATTtactattatcattaacGCATGGCTTTCCAACTGAACAAACCGGAACACCTAACTCAACTCCAGGGTTTAGCACATATCATGGCTTCCCATGGCCAAATAGACAAGCTATGGGTATATCGCAAGATTATCTggaattgaagaaatatatCTATCCAGCAGCAACATCTGGTGACTATAGGGTGCTAcatgataaattatctaatttcCATTTCTTATTGTATGTTCATTCTATTCAAGTATTATCTTCGGAagaatattcattattaattaaagcaGCCATGGAACGTAATCCAGAACTTTGGGAAGAGCCATTGCTACAATTACTTTCTACCAACGGATGGCAAACTCTAATTATGATTCTACAAGAGAGTATGTAACGTTGATTGGTATAAGGGAAAACTTGTAGAGATTAGGACTCTACTCTAAGATATTTCTGATATGTATCTCgtattttattactatatAAACTATTCGGgattaaaatataagtCTATTTTGCATAtactatataaataatgtaTACCATCAGctaataattaattgaacGTAGATATTTCATTATGAATGCATGAgttaagaaataattattccatttttcaaaattgatttaaatatattatgaCAAGTGATCTCCGTCGTATTTACCGTTTTAGATATCTCCATTGcatttactatttttagTCATCTCCGCCGGGGTTTTCTAGAAGCTTCGAGATTCCCAAAGGGGCTAACACACAGCCAGAAACTTAAACCAGATTTAAAGGgcattatatataaaggaACGGAGAGTTCAGTAACTGATTCAAGAGTTAAAAttgtaaagaaaaaagtttCAGATCTAGGAAAGCTGAACAAATTTTTACAGttgaagataataattgattattaGTTTTGTTAAACTATGAGTATCCCAGTAGGTATTGATTTCGGGAATTTGAATTCTATTTACGCCGTCACTAGAAATAAGGGGATTGATATAGTTGTTAACGAGGTTTCCAATCGTTCTACCCCTACTATTGTTGGGTTtggtgaaaaaaatagatttatTGGAGAAGCTGGTAAGACTAAACAAGCTTCCAATGTTAAAAATACAGTGGGTAGTTTAAAGAGAATCTTAGGTCTTTCTTTTGAGGAACAAAGCGAATTGGCCATTGAACAAAACTATGTCGATGCCCAACTAATTAAGACTCAGGAAGATAATGTTGGAGTCCgagtaaattatttgaatcagCCACAAGAATTTTCCTCAACTCAATTAGCTGCTATGTTTTTCAGTAAATCAAAAAGGActattgaagatgaaactAAAGCCCCAGTAACTGATGCAGTTATTACTGTTCCAGCTTGGTATGGTGAAAAACAAAGATACGCAGTTCATGATGCTGCTAAGATGGCTGATTTGAATCCTGTTAATATCATCAACGAAACTACAGCTGCTGCCATTACATATGGGTTATTTAAACCGGACTTACCTGTGAAATCCAAGGATACCCCAGAAGTAAAGCCTAGAATTGTTGGTATCATTGATATAGGACATTCTACTTATACTTGTTCTATAATAGCATTCTATcaaaatgaattgaaaGTTTTAGGTACAGGGTATGATAAACATTTCGGTGGTAGAAATATTGACTATGCCATTGCTAACCATTttgttgaagaatttaaatcaaaatataagatTGATATCTCAACAAATCCCAAAGCATTTAATAGAATCGTTGCATCTTCggagaaattgaaaaaagtcTTGTCTGTTAACACTTCGTCCTCCTTTTCTGTGGAATCTGTGATGGATGATATCGATGTAAAATCAGAGTTAGCTAGAGAAGACTTAGAGGAAATGATATCCCCACTTTTATCAAAAGTTTCGGGCCCTGTAGAATTAGCTTTAAACCAGGCCAAAATTTCTGTAGATAAAATTGATtctattgaattaattggCGGTACAACTCGTGTGCCAGCAATTAAACAGCAATTATCACAATTATTCAAGGGGAGGCCATTAGCCTCTACCATTAATCAAGACGAAGCTATAGCAAAGGGAGCTGCATTCGTGTGTGCTACTCACTCTCCAATTGTCAGAGTCAGGCCTTATAAATTCCAAGATATAAATCCATATTCTGTAACTTATGAATGGGAAAGACAAGATATCTCAGAACCTAATGAGATTACATCCTTAGAAGTCTTTCCAAAAGATTGTCCAATTCCATCTACAAAGATATTCACCTTACCACGCTCAGGTGACTTTTCTGTTCATATTAATTATACAAACCCATTAGAAGTTTCGAAATCTActaatcaaaaattaagtAGATGGCATATTCATGGTATTTCTCTTGAGGAAGATCAAGAATCTGTACCAGTTGAATTAAGACTAAGATCTGAAATCTCAGGATTTTATATCATTAGAGACGCTTATACTTTAAAACAAGATCCATCAATTACTGAAAAACCTAATACTggtgaaaaaaatcataaCAATTCTCAAAAGCCAAAATATGTTAGAgataaaagattaaatgTTAAGAGTCATACTTTTGCAATTTCTCATAAAGCtttgaaagaattgaaaaaaattgaagaagatatgATTAAACAAGATATTTTAGTTGAAGAAACTGAAGAACGTAAAAACTCGtttgaagaatatatatataatttaagaGCCAAATTGGAAGGTGATTATGTACCATTTGTCTCAGAAGatgaaaaggaaaaattaCAATCTTTATTGTtacaagaagaagattGGTTATATGAAGATGGTGAAGATGCTTctaaagaagaatatatGACAAGACATGATGCATTGAGTGAACTAGCTGATCCTATTCGTCGTAGATATCTGGAAAGtgaaaagcaaaagcaatTAGCTAAAGATGCGAGTAATCTCTCAAAGCAACAGCAAACTAACGATAAAAAAGTGGTTCAAAACAATGAAGGACGCGACGAAAAATCAcaaaaaatagataaagAAGGTGATGTAGATATGGCAGATTGATCTGTTTATGTAATGATCTACGTACAATCCATTAGATATACTATATAAGTCAGCGATTGTCgccatttaattttttgatatatcTTCCGATAGTCTGATAAGTATTTTATAGTACAATTTAAAGACTACAATATAGATGCTTGTTCTATGAAATTTCCCTTTtagatttgaatattattattattagtattattattatcatacACAATTCATTCACTAAAAGTACCTGTACCAagtttttctaatttttcttttttcaaaatcagcAAAGGCTTTGATGTATATTGGGATATCATTCCAACCATCTTCTTCCTCTATGGTCtgtctttttttcatttctaaCAATTTTTGtctctttaaaaaattctttctCTTAGCTTCTAATACACTACTGGGAAGAGGGGTATCTCTCTTTGGGAACAAGAtattagtagtagtagtagtagtaattTTCTCATTGCTCAACATATCcaattttttctgttttaattcattaggGACATTTTTGATATCTAATAACTTCAAAGGAGGATTCCAATCCACTGGCCATTTCTCATTAGTTTTcccaatattttctatcGCTAGGTGTCTTCTGTCTTGCCAGAATGTAATATCATCCTTATACATTTCCCAAACACAATTGACGCAGCCAGACATACAACAATTATCAGGTGGACTGGGTTGATAGGGAACACTTACGCCAGCAATATCTCGAGAATCCTGAACCGTCATTCTACTGCTAGGCATTGGGGCTTGGCCCTTTAGTCGACCCCCGAATACTCTGCTCATACGCTCTTCTTCCGTCCCCAAATCTTGATTTGAGTTTCCTGTAAAGGTCATAGATACATTTTTTGTTGAAGAAAATCTACGAATAGTTTGtgtttgaattttaaagaGGTAACTGAATGTAATCATTCTCAATGACATTTTgtataatattgaatattctagtcataaataatatcttacccaagaataattttgttttgtcAGGTAAAGATAAATTCCATGTTACCTTTAGtacaaaatgaaaaaaaaaatttttcgaACAACTTCTTAGAATAGTagaattttattcatttatataGAAGCTGgactttatttttcttgttaaGATTGGCTTTACTAAAGGGTTAAACTCCGAGATCACAAGATTTCCAAACATGCACTAAAATTAGATAGATGCcgatatataaaaatgttgTTGACCATATTAAGATATTAACGTCAGTTTCctagataaaaataacaacTAATTAAAcctattataatatatattctgatttataaagaatatcaattattaaaaaaatttaaaattctaaataCTATTAGGGTGTGGAACATCTATAAATATACTGTCTTAAAATTTAGTTAGTAGTGTTAATAACCTTACAAATGgctaaaataaaaacttatttttttttaatttgtgCTTTTTTTAGATGACAAAACAGTCATAATCAGGCATCACAAGCATTTCGTAATCTGTGGCTTCAAAATTAGGCTTCATAATCAAAAGCTTCTTGTATAAAACTGCGGCACCTGGAATCCCACAATCAGCCCGTCGTTTCACCATAGTACAAAGGTGGTTATAATAGAACTCATCTGACATTGCTATGCATACAACTGCTACTAAATAGATAGTCCATTGACATAAAATTCCTGGTTTATCTAATGAAGGTAAAGAGCTCCATAACAAGAAAAACTTGGCAGTATCTTCTTTAATCAACTCATTGTTGgttttttttagataaaaagtttgtatgtataattttaacGATAAATTAACTAACCATTGGCAACGTTTACTGGTAAATACAAGCTCTTTGCTGCAATCATCCGAAAAAAGCTCGTTTTCTATATTTCCCCTGATTATTTCGagttttgaaatttcttcGAGTATTTGTAATCCAAAGGTATTCATACTATCTGCCAGTTCAcgatctttatttttatatgaCTTTAgtttaatgatattatttccaaataaacatatattttttgtcaACTTTAATTCcaccaaatttaaaacGACCTTCATTAACAGGGGATGTGTATTTACAACATACCCagtttgaatattaaatttatttccaATTAAAAACTTATCATAATAAGTTGTGTGCGATAATATActttttaatctttcatATACTTGAAGAGATCCACCATTATCACATGTCAGATATGCACAAATCTCAATGTGAGCAATAAATGTCCTAAATATCTTGAAGACCGAGAAAGAATCCAATTCACTTTCAGTTATGtctctatttttattcaataatttttcagatttttcaaatattgtaAAGCATTGATCCAGATGTTGTCTCCACTTATTATGTGGCCTACCGATAACTAAGCCTAAAGTTTGAATAACTACAACTTCAAGTACCATTAATGTTAAAAACGTAGTATTACTTTTACTTAATCCAACAACGCCATCTAAGCATAGTTTCATTGTTGGTAATCTGACGTGATCAttccaaattttatataatttattttcattatggattgaataaattcttGACATCATACTTGCAACTAAacattgaataatattatttaagatATCAAAGTGATTACCAAACCTTCGTAGAATGTACATATAATCATCTAAGGTACGAGGCGAAAATAAACTTTGAAAGCTAGCTGATTTTGTTGCcttgaaaaatttccaacaaaaatattttaaatcatcatcCCTTAATGAAAAACTACTTAATCCATCTCTGTCCGTCATGCTAGTTTCACATATTATCTTTATAGGATCTTTATCAATCAATGATCGTAcctcttcatcttcaagacaaaaataatacactGAGTTAGAATATCTATCGAAATTATTTAACCAGTCTTGGCTACCTACTGTGAATGGTTCAAAGAATTGGTAATCTGATGAAGATATATGATTATTGGGATTAAATATAGCTTTGATATCATCAATTGGGAAAAAATTTCGGCAATCTGTTCCATCACCTAGTATATAAAATGtattgtttttaataaaagtaaGTACAGCttcattatcttcaaaatttgaaacattATCTTTACTAATGGATTGTACCTGAGGCACATTATTAGCATTTGAAGTCGATATTGTAGAAacgttattattgttactaGTTGCATCACTTATTTCATGATTATTGGCCTTGGATAAGGTATGATTTGTGAATGAAACAGGTGGAATAACAGATACAGCCATCGAATTATTCGTTGGAATTATATTGGAGAAATTACTAGTAAAAGTAAATGGATGATGTTTTAATGCTATCTTTTCGGATGATGGTTGAATTAATTTCGAATTCGGATTTGTTTCTTTTgagaaattaatattaagcTCAGACTGGTTAATGTTATTAGATGTAACAGTTTGTACAGATAATTTCTGATTATTAATGTCTGTGATTTTTGCGCTGTTCTTATCCTCAAGCTCAATGGTATTTTTATAATGCTGTTTCCGAAATTTCTTACTAGAACTATCTTTTACATTCTTATCAATATcgatatttgataaatttttctttaggcattgtctttttttacTCTTTGGTTGAATAGGACctattataaaattattttcatacGTACATgcttttgattttttagcGCAATTTGAACATTGTGgtttttcttcatcacaCTTTATGTGTGAGGTCTTACAATTAATACACCCATGTTTTGAATAACGAGCAATTGGTTTCTTATAAGGATTTTTTGGAAGCATAAATATATGGATAGCaagtaaaatatataaatactagccaaaaaaagaagaaaaaaatattagaagaatCTTTATtcgaaatttttttccGTTTATCGTTTGTTTTagttttgtaataatttgtttCTCTTTTACTACTATTCAAAATGAGATggtttctatttttttttgttcgTCCAAATTAAACTAGTCAGATCTTTATCTTAATTAAAAGTACTTTCTCTAAGGGGGAAATCGAAACGAAGATCTGCTGGAAGAGTAATCCTCTTAATCGtcttaataattctattatcGGGCGTGTCGTATGTACCTCTTCCCAATAATGAGATAGAAGGCAAATTGGTTTTTTTCAGTTAGTAGGTAAAATATATAGCCAATAAAATCGAgaaaaatgatgatatttttaatagatcCGATTATATCAACGATAaaacttgaaaaaaaaagtatcggaaatttttaccaaatataaaaaaataaaatgttatcttaaaacaattgtgatttatattatatttaatgttcttctatattttttatcttgtCTTCGAATATTAATTGGAATGggataataacaataatggTATGTATATCATCTATAcgatttttgaaaaatagtttttttaatcttctAATATCCCTTAGCTCTAAAGCAGACTTCAAAACAGAAAGTCTTCGGGTTATCAGctctttaataataaatcagcTAGATAGGTAAATTTTCGTAAAATAACTTTATAGTATAGCTGACTAGTTGAGGGGTGTATTTGTCcatgaaatattatttggtaaaaaaatagataaagAATCAGATAGATAGCATCTCATAATCATAGCTGTTACTATAGTAGTCAAAATAGGTAATACGAATATGATTTTGACAAATATTGGATttgctaataataaacgAGGCATCATAAAATGTACTCAATATCTTGGGGTATATTTGtccaaatatattttatcctGTACGAGTAAGTAGAATGTAGCAGATCAGCTAATCAGTAGATACAACTGAACACATTAGTATACGTAGCTCTGTGAATCAGTAGGTTTGTTTCAAAGATTCAACGACTAagtaaatttaatataataagcCATCGTAATGTTAACCGTCAATTAATACTAGtagagaaaaaaagatcGTACCTGATATTGTTAGCTGGGCACAATTATAGCAGGAAGGGAGATTAATACAAGAATGGACTTATTACCTCCCTCCAAAATCAGCTCTATATAGTTCTCTACTGCAACTTCTTCGAGAAACTAATCTTCCGTgtgattaataattgtatGATACTcgaaacaaaaaaataataacaataaacaaataataaaattcaagTGAATCTATCCAGGTACAAAGGTTGTCTGGGATGTTTATTACAGCGCAGAATCTGTACTGCATAGAAACTAAAAAAG
Proteins encoded in this window:
- the TBLA0H03910 gene encoding Zn(II)2Cys6 transcription factor domain-containing protein; translated protein: MLPKNPYKKPIARYSKHGCINCKTSHIKCDEEKPQCSNCAKKSKACTYENNFIIGPIQPKSKKRQCLKKNLSNIDIDKNVKDSSSKKFRKQHYKNTIELEDKNSAKITDINNQKLSVQTVTSNNINQSELNINFSKETNPNSKLIQPSSEKIALKHHPFTFTSNFSNIIPTNNSMAVSVIPPVSFTNHTLSKANNHEISDATSNNNNVSTISTSNANNVPQVQSISKDNVSNFEDNEAVLTFIKNNTFYILGDGTDCRNFFPIDDIKAIFNPNNHISSSDYQFFEPFTVGSQDWLNNFDRYSNSVYYFCLEDEEVRSLIDKDPIKIICETSMTDRDGLSSFSLRDDDLKYFCWKFFKATKSASFQSLFSPRTLDDYMYILRRFGNHFDILNNIIQCLVASMMSRIYSIHNENKLYKIWNDHVRLPTMKLCLDGVVGLSKSNTTFLTLMVLEVVVIQTLGLVIGRPHNKWRQHLDQCFTIFEKSEKLLNKNRDITESELDSFSVFKIFRTFIAHIEICAYLTCDNGGSLQVYERLKSILSHTTYYDKFLIGNKFNIQTGYVVNTHPLLMKVVLNLVELKLTKNICLFGNNIIKLKSYKNKDRELADSMNTFGLQILEEISKLEIIRGNIENELFSDDCSKELVFTSKRCQWLVNLSLKLYIQTFYLKKTNNELIKEDTAKFFLLWSSLPSLDKPGILCQWTIYLVAVVCIAMSDEFYYNHLCTMVKRRADCGIPGAAVLYKKLLIMKPNFEATDYEMLVMPDYDCFVI